The stretch of DNA CTGTTTCCTCAATTCAGCAATAATATTCGGCAAAGCCTGCACAGTCTTAGAGCGATTTCCACCACCATCGTGCATGAGCACAATTCCCCCGGAACTGGCCTGACGCAACACATTATCTTTAAGCGATTGCATCGAATTACGCCAATCCAAAGAATCAGCAGACCACATCACCACTGTATACTTTTTTTGCTGAGCATAAGCAGCCAATCCATTAGTGAGAATCCCGCCTGGAGGACGAAACATCGAAACATCCATACCAGTCACCTCCTCAATCAAAGATGATGTACGGTCAATCTCCTTAGCAGCAGCATCCTGACTGTATTTAACGTATTTATGATTCCAAGTATGATTGCCGATCGCATGACCGGCAACAGCTACTCTCTTCCCAAGTTCTGGAAAAGCCTTTAAATATCTCCCTACCCAGAAAAAAGTAGCTTTAATATCGTTTTTATTGAGAATATCTAAGATTTGAACTGTTGTTTCCGGCCAAGGGCCATCATCAAAAGTCAGTGCGATCGCCTTTTGCTTAGAACCCAGTTTCGCCTGAGTTACAGTAGTTCCTTGAAACTGAGACGGAATCAAAAAACTAAACTGCTTCTCCTCCAAAAGCGCGATCGCTTTTTGGGCCTCATCAACTCGTTTCTCCACCGCTGCTGTTACTTTCAAAACCTCTGGACTCGTCGCCGACTTCTGGGGCTGCACTACAGCCCAGAGTGATACCAAATGATTAAGCCGTAAATTCAGCGGCAGCATTACCCCAAGCACAAAACTGCCAGCAGCAGCTACAAAAGCAGCAGTGAAAGTCTTTCGCTGCCGCAGCAAACGATTCAAGTCTGCCACGTTTTTCTCCTTCACACCATTACGCAGTTAATTTTAGAGCTTAAATTGAACAGTAACAGATCGACAATCCTGGCTCGGATTGCCTTAAAGAAATTAAAAATTAAAAATACCAAATTAAAAACGATCGAGTTTACTTTTTAATTTTTATTTTTCAATTTTTAATTAATTAAGTTGTTCTACGATACTATTGCAAATAACCGCAAACTGGAAGAGCATCAGGATAAAAAGTTAACGTTTAGCTACATTTCTCTCTTTGTATAGGCTGACAATGCGATCGGTAACTTGGGCAATGGTCAAACCGTCTGTTTGAATCTCAACAGCATCAACTGCTTTACGCAACGGTGCCACCTCGCGGGTACTGTCTTTTTCGTCGCGTTCTGCAATATCCAGTTCTAACTGTTCTAAACTGATATCGTTCTGACCGCGAGCTTGAAGTTCGATTAGCCGTCTGCGCGATCGCTCCTTAACTGATGCCGTCAAAAAAATCTTTACTTCCGCATCTGGGAACACATTAGTCCCAATGTCGCGACCTTCAGCCACAATACCACCTTTTCTCCCATAGTATTGCTGCTGTTCTACCATAAAACGCCGCACTATAGCCAAAGCCGCCACTGTCGAAACATGACTCGTCACTTCCAAAGTACGAATAGCCTGAGTCACATCTTCACCATTAATATGAAGAGTAAAAGATGAAGGGTGAAAATTAAATTCAATCTTACAAGAACTGACTAACTCCGCGATCGCAGCTTCATCATCCATCCGCGTCCCAGTTTGCAACACCAGCCACGTCACGGCCCGATACATCGCCCCCGTGTCCAGATACCTCAAACCCAGAACTTGCGCCACCTGCTTCGTAACTGTAGATTTACCAGCCCCCGCCGGGCCATCAATTGCGACAATTGGCCGACGATTGAGCAGCATAATATTATCAATCAAGCGAGTAGAACCAATCCTAGCCGCGATCGCCAATAACCCCGCTTCCTCCACAACCTCCAAAACCCTCAAACTATTAGGCTCAACCAGTTCCACATACTCCACCTCAACTACCGGTTCCCTCGCCAATTCCTCATTTACAACCGCCTTCAACACCGCCGGTGTCAATTCCCCTTCCTCAAACACTGCCCGAGCTCGTTGCAAAGAACGATAAATTGTAGCTGCCTGCACCCTTTCTTGCGAACTTAAATATTGATTGCGAGAACTCCAAGCCAAACCAGATGCTTCTCGCGCGATCGCACCAGCTACAATCTTCACAGACAAATTCAAATCCGCCACCAACCTACGAATAATTGCTACCTGTTGAGCATCTTTAATCCCAAAATAAGCCGTATCGGGGTTAACTAAATTCAAAAGCTTAGTTACAATCGTCGCCACTCCCTGAAAATGTCCCGGCCTAGACTTACCACACAAAACCGAAGTCATAGCCCCAGGCGGAACAACAGTAGTCACTGGAAATTCAGCACTATTTCCACTTCCTACCCCCAACTCCTCAGCAGAGGGAACAAAAATTACATCAACACCAGCCTCTTGACAAATTAACCGATCTTGCTCCAGGGGCCGAGGATACCGTTGGAAATCTTCCCTCGGCCCAAATTGGAGCGGATTGACAAAAATACTGACAACAACCACCCCATTTTCCAGCCTCGCCCGCCGGATCAAACTCAGGTGTCCCGCGTGCAGAGCTCCCATTGTCGGCACTAAAGCAACTAGCGAGGCCTGTGGCTGGCTTCGCCTGGGCTCCTCCTGCGACATATAGGAATTTAAGTAGCAGCGCAAAGCCGCCGTCGTAGTAAACACGCGCACTCAGACACCCTCCAGAATAGTTAACGGTTCACTGTTAATAGTTAACAGTTAACGGTTAACTGTTAACTGTTAGGCAACGGACGATCTAAAGGATTTAACGGATGTAACTGATTTTAACGGATTTGACCTTTTTATTAGTCAACTGTTAACCGTTAGCAGTTAACAGTTAACTGTTAACTGCTAACGGTTAACTGTTCTGGCGTTTTGGGAATCTATCAACTCCAACTGCACGGGAGCAATACCAGAATTGACCATTCCCAACACTTGAGCGGCGGCGGCAGACAAATCAATTAATCGATCGCCAACATAGGGGCCCCGATCATTAATTCGCACGACTACGGAACGGCCGTTGTCTAGGTTTGTCACCAACACTCGCGTGCCAAAAGGTAAATCGCGATGGGCTGCTGTCAACTCATCTTGATTATAAGTCTCTCCACTGGCGCTAAGATTGCCATGAAAGCCTGGGCCATACCAAGAAGCCCATCCAGTGATCCGCACATGGACTGGGCCCAGAGAAATTACTCTGGGTTCTGGCTTGGGTTTACCGACAACTTCCTGAAGGGGGGGAGCATTGCCTAAGAGTCGGCGCAATCGATTGGTTGCTTGTAAGGCATCTACGCTAAAGTCGCTGGTAGTGTCGGGGAGAATTGTCTCCGCGTTGATTTCTACCAAATTCTCCCCGTTGACTTGAATGATGTAGCGATCGCCTTTTTCCCACTTGACAGCAATAGCATTGGCATCGGCGCTGTCTCGGAAAAGTTGATTGAGTTTTGCGGCCATCGCTGTTGCTCGCCAAACTGGATCGGCTACTTCAGCGGATTTAGGCCCTTGCTCGCGGTTACTCTGAACTTCTGCATTCGCCCCTATTTTTAGGCGATCGCTGCTCGTGGCTGCCCTAGAGTTTGATACAGTTCCGTTTTTACCACCTTTGGTACTCGGTTCTAGAAAGGTGAGGACGGGAATATTGCGTAGATATACTGTAGCGGCTAGACGGCCCGCCAATGAGTGGGTCTGAATCTTTGCGATCGCCTCAGAGTCAAGCTCAGCTTTGGCTTGGTACTGGTACTCTCCCACTTTAACAACCTCCACCCGTTGAGGATTCAACTGAGGAGACGGCTTAGCGGTGTGGACTTGCTGTCCCACCGTATGAGCGATGTTAACTGTCTCTGGTTCTTGGGCCCGACTCGATGATGGTGTCACCAGAGCGGGAATTAGCAGGACAGGAAGGAGTCCGCCAACAAGTTTTTGCTTCATACGTCCATTTTTGTGAAGAGCAATTTTGGAGCGAGTAGCA from Kamptonema formosum PCC 6407 encodes:
- a CDS encoding polysaccharide deacetylase family protein, with protein sequence MADLNRLLRQRKTFTAAFVAAAGSFVLGVMLPLNLRLNHLVSLWAVVQPQKSATSPEVLKVTAAVEKRVDEAQKAIALLEEKQFSFLIPSQFQGTTVTQAKLGSKQKAIALTFDDGPWPETTVQILDILNKNDIKATFFWVGRYLKAFPELGKRVAVAGHAIGNHTWNHKYVKYSQDAAAKEIDRTSSLIEEVTGMDVSMFRPPGGILTNGLAAYAQQKKYTVVMWSADSLDWRNSMQSLKDNVLRQASSGGIVLMHDGGGNRSKTVQALPNIIAELRKQGYKFVTVPELLQMQDEESKEQEIAHTID
- a CDS encoding bifunctional pantoate--beta-alanine ligase/(d)CMP kinase, with protein sequence MRVFTTTAALRCYLNSYMSQEEPRRSQPQASLVALVPTMGALHAGHLSLIRRARLENGVVVVSIFVNPLQFGPREDFQRYPRPLEQDRLICQEAGVDVIFVPSAEELGVGSGNSAEFPVTTVVPPGAMTSVLCGKSRPGHFQGVATIVTKLLNLVNPDTAYFGIKDAQQVAIIRRLVADLNLSVKIVAGAIAREASGLAWSSRNQYLSSQERVQAATIYRSLQRARAVFEEGELTPAVLKAVVNEELAREPVVEVEYVELVEPNSLRVLEVVEEAGLLAIAARIGSTRLIDNIMLLNRRPIVAIDGPAGAGKSTVTKQVAQVLGLRYLDTGAMYRAVTWLVLQTGTRMDDEAAIAELVSSCKIEFNFHPSSFTLHINGEDVTQAIRTLEVTSHVSTVAALAIVRRFMVEQQQYYGRKGGIVAEGRDIGTNVFPDAEVKIFLTASVKERSRRRLIELQARGQNDISLEQLELDIAERDEKDSTREVAPLRKAVDAVEIQTDGLTIAQVTDRIVSLYKERNVAKR
- a CDS encoding septal ring lytic transglycosylase RlpA family protein, whose translation is MKQKLVGGLLPVLLIPALVTPSSSRAQEPETVNIAHTVGQQVHTAKPSPQLNPQRVEVVKVGEYQYQAKAELDSEAIAKIQTHSLAGRLAATVYLRNIPVLTFLEPSTKGGKNGTVSNSRAATSSDRLKIGANAEVQSNREQGPKSAEVADPVWRATAMAAKLNQLFRDSADANAIAVKWEKGDRYIIQVNGENLVEINAETILPDTTSDFSVDALQATNRLRRLLGNAPPLQEVVGKPKPEPRVISLGPVHVRITGWASWYGPGFHGNLSASGETYNQDELTAAHRDLPFGTRVLVTNLDNGRSVVVRINDRGPYVGDRLIDLSAAAAQVLGMVNSGIAPVQLELIDSQNARTVNR